A region from the Sandaracinus amylolyticus genome encodes:
- the plsX gene encoding phosphate acyltransferase PlsX, producing MIRVALDVMGSDHGPEATVGGAATISTSPSAPQLVLVGDEGAIRAQLAKREHDPSKIRVAHAGQVCGMDDKPKETLDARPDASVLVAARLVKSGEADVLVSAGNTGAVTLACARTFERLPGVGRAALGAVVPTERRRGEKRDPFSLLLDAGLTLEVSADDLVAFALMGSAYAQRISKNPRPRVALLSIGSEASKGTAAIVEAHARLSRSTQIDFIGNIEGMDIPRGTADVVVTGGFTGNIVLKMLEGISETVMRLARAAGEASVRYKAGLALLAPAIQKVREVTDWEQYGGVPILGFDRLCIKAHGRSTERAIANALKVATITARTDLVSAMRTALANA from the coding sequence GTGATCCGCGTGGCGCTCGACGTGATGGGCTCCGATCACGGGCCCGAGGCGACGGTCGGTGGGGCGGCGACGATCAGCACGTCGCCGAGCGCGCCGCAGCTGGTGCTCGTGGGCGACGAAGGCGCGATCCGCGCCCAGCTCGCGAAGCGCGAGCACGACCCGTCGAAGATCCGCGTCGCGCACGCGGGCCAGGTGTGCGGCATGGACGACAAGCCGAAGGAGACGCTCGACGCGCGGCCGGACGCGTCGGTGCTCGTCGCGGCGCGCCTCGTGAAGAGCGGCGAGGCGGACGTGCTCGTGAGCGCGGGCAACACCGGCGCGGTGACGCTCGCGTGCGCGCGCACGTTCGAGCGACTGCCGGGCGTGGGGCGTGCCGCGCTCGGCGCGGTGGTGCCGACCGAGCGACGTCGCGGCGAGAAGCGCGATCCCTTCTCGCTGCTGCTCGACGCGGGGCTGACGCTCGAGGTGAGCGCGGACGATCTGGTCGCGTTCGCGCTGATGGGCTCGGCGTACGCGCAGCGCATCTCGAAGAACCCGCGGCCGCGCGTGGCGCTGCTCTCGATCGGCAGCGAGGCGAGCAAGGGCACCGCGGCGATCGTCGAGGCGCACGCGCGCTTGTCGCGCAGCACGCAGATCGACTTCATCGGGAACATCGAGGGGATGGACATCCCGCGCGGCACCGCGGACGTGGTGGTCACGGGCGGGTTCACCGGGAACATCGTGCTCAAGATGCTCGAGGGCATCAGCGAGACGGTGATGCGCCTGGCGCGCGCGGCGGGGGAGGCGAGCGTTCGCTACAAGGCCGGTCTCGCGCTGCTCGCGCCCGCGATCCAGAAGGTGCGCGAGGTGACGGACTGGGAGCAGTACGGCGGGGTGCCGATCCTCGGGTTCGATCGGCTGTGCATCAAGGCGCACGGGCGCAGCACCGAGCGCGCGATCGCGAACGCGCTGAAGGTCGCGACGATCACCGCGCGCACCGACCTCGTGAGCGCGATGCGCACCGCGCTCGCCAACGCCTGA
- a CDS encoding nuclear transport factor 2 family protein, producing MRAAHRSDARDAFDASLVGIHDEHMAPNEIVDWFTRIWADPPAHGFRFLEPFSPDVELIAPLAGRTRGREAGYAAFRRTFALFPDLRAEVHAWGASEDHVWISMTFHTRDLSWPSVDVLMLTDGVVTARRAYFDPLRVVAYVLRRPALAWRWVRIRRARGAPPWPG from the coding sequence ATGCGCGCGGCGCATCGCTCCGATGCGCGCGATGCGTTCGACGCATCGCTCGTCGGGATCCACGACGAGCACATGGCCCCGAACGAGATCGTCGACTGGTTCACGCGGATCTGGGCGGATCCGCCGGCACACGGGTTCCGCTTCCTCGAGCCCTTCTCGCCGGACGTCGAGCTGATCGCGCCGCTCGCCGGGCGTACGCGAGGACGCGAAGCGGGGTACGCCGCGTTCCGGCGCACGTTCGCGCTCTTTCCCGATCTGCGCGCCGAGGTGCACGCGTGGGGCGCGAGCGAGGACCACGTCTGGATCTCGATGACGTTCCACACGCGCGACCTCTCGTGGCCCTCGGTCGACGTGCTGATGCTCACCGACGGCGTCGTGACCGCGCGTCGCGCGTACTTCGATCCGCTGCGGGTGGTCGCGTACGTGCTGCGCCGTCCGGCGCTCGCGTGGCGTTGGGTGCGCATCCGCCGTGCGCGCGGCGCGCCGCCGTGGCCGGGGTGA
- a CDS encoding 2OG-Fe(II) oxygenase, with the protein MKPVMKPAEALPFFFDRDALLEVARERATVHQENAPFPHTVIDGLFPTELLERVLSEFPSPRTEGWERYDDPLQKKLGSRDEERLGPTTRLFLHELNSAPFIQFLEELTGIRGLVPDPWYEGGGLHQIERGGMLKVHVDFNKHTLLKLDRRINVLVYLNKDWDEAWGGHLELWDTEMKKAEHKIAPLFNRMVVFNTTDFANHGHPDPLQCPAERQRRSLALYYYSNGRPASEVAASHTTIFKRRPGESIPLTLSEVGENLLPPILLDAIRRAGFVRSRKG; encoded by the coding sequence GTGAAGCCGGTGATGAAGCCCGCCGAGGCGCTGCCCTTCTTCTTCGATCGCGACGCGCTGCTCGAGGTCGCGCGCGAGCGCGCGACAGTCCACCAGGAGAACGCGCCGTTCCCTCACACCGTCATCGACGGGCTCTTCCCGACCGAGCTGCTCGAGCGCGTGCTCTCGGAGTTCCCGTCGCCGCGCACCGAGGGCTGGGAGCGCTACGACGATCCGCTGCAGAAGAAGCTCGGATCGCGCGACGAGGAGCGGCTCGGACCGACGACGCGTCTCTTCCTGCACGAGCTCAACTCGGCGCCGTTCATCCAGTTCCTCGAAGAGCTCACGGGCATCCGCGGGCTCGTGCCGGACCCGTGGTACGAGGGCGGCGGCCTGCACCAGATCGAGCGCGGCGGGATGCTCAAGGTCCACGTCGACTTCAACAAGCACACGCTCTTGAAGCTCGATCGCCGCATCAACGTGCTCGTCTATCTCAACAAGGACTGGGACGAGGCGTGGGGCGGGCACCTGGAGCTCTGGGACACCGAGATGAAGAAGGCGGAGCACAAGATCGCGCCGCTCTTCAACCGCATGGTCGTGTTCAACACGACCGACTTCGCGAACCACGGTCACCCCGATCCGCTGCAGTGCCCGGCCGAGCGCCAGCGTCGCTCGCTCGCGCTCTACTACTACTCGAACGGGCGCCCGGCGTCGGAGGTCGCGGCGTCGCACACGACGATCTTCAAGCGACGACCCGGTGAGTCGATCCCGCTGACGTTGAGCGAGGTCGGCGAGAACCTGCTCCCGCCGATCCTGCTGGACGCGATTCGGCGCGCGGGGTTCGTTCGGTCTCGCAAGGGATAG
- a CDS encoding intermembrane phospholipid transport protein YdbH family protein gives MRKSLRSSTAEPPPRRKGARIGGISLALVALSALVWRALEVEVPALVASQVRGELAELGLEDAQLRVEHVGLDGVRFADVRLAPDLEAESIDVAFDPFGDRGISMTIEGARWSTALDEDALRESTPARLLARAEPPRDAGGGGPAIDHVRIERSHVVLARADGAPIDVAIEGELAPGDTRGAIVLETEALGVWAISMHPRAHTLQIEARAASGETLDLEIVQRDDAVAWSLDGTLPRAIATRLAPAIELSAPPSLRARGTARGTTWTLDDGHLDVHVARAAHEIAEVQDAHVVLDATGELAPGLALDVRSHLHLASARIEDVRLERAVLAPRLDVERAIDGSIVAHARTDVGVKLGAFALGSEGSELRLHDVALALSPRGDRPMIARTSAGEVQITLHARARSPRGDGVLRASDVGAEGDVDVVLGDRPSLAAPLAIRVARLAQPDAELAMRDVRLELPIDLDEQRSIRARGRGRARHTAWAGVALGASEGTLALEGDRLALTLDGRASARAPYHVDVALGMESGRGHVDVEVPTEPIDANDALHRVFVEHCGARIVGRAGVSLHALLGPRAGAGEGRVTFEDVALENESGQLQATGVNGTLELAHLDPPVSAGADRVRWDALTLGGTISLREGSARIHFARPPHAGRTASGTVRREIVIAGAEAAVGGGRVEVAPFRVDPEAPSLALDLTLRGIELQRLATAVSSGRASGTGRLDGSMSLRVDLVSATPRIVLGRGRLSARGPGRVRIRELPASATPARGLDQLRDGEWIEQRVLAALADFEYSRLAFELQGEEGTTRLRARVQGRGARTPQELDLTLQVNGLQPVLDRSLVLLGSRPSQEPS, from the coding sequence ATGCGTAAGTCGCTTCGCAGCAGCACCGCGGAGCCGCCGCCTCGTCGCAAGGGCGCGCGCATCGGTGGGATCTCTCTCGCGCTCGTCGCGCTGTCCGCGCTGGTCTGGCGCGCGCTCGAGGTCGAGGTTCCGGCGCTCGTCGCGTCGCAGGTGCGCGGCGAGCTCGCGGAGCTCGGGCTCGAGGACGCGCAGCTGCGGGTCGAGCACGTCGGGCTCGACGGCGTGCGCTTCGCGGACGTGCGCCTCGCGCCGGACCTCGAGGCCGAGTCGATCGACGTCGCGTTCGATCCGTTCGGTGATCGCGGCATCTCGATGACGATCGAAGGCGCGCGCTGGTCGACCGCGCTCGACGAGGACGCGCTTCGTGAGAGCACGCCCGCGCGGCTGCTCGCGCGCGCCGAGCCGCCGCGCGACGCGGGCGGCGGCGGCCCCGCGATCGATCACGTGCGCATCGAGCGCTCCCACGTCGTGCTCGCGCGCGCCGACGGCGCGCCGATCGACGTCGCGATCGAGGGCGAGCTCGCGCCCGGCGACACCCGCGGCGCCATCGTGCTCGAGACCGAGGCGCTCGGCGTCTGGGCGATCTCGATGCACCCGCGCGCGCACACGCTGCAGATCGAAGCGCGCGCTGCGTCCGGCGAGACGCTCGACCTCGAGATCGTCCAGCGCGACGACGCGGTCGCGTGGTCGCTCGACGGCACGCTCCCGCGCGCGATCGCGACCCGCCTCGCGCCGGCGATCGAGCTCTCGGCGCCGCCCTCGCTGCGCGCGCGTGGCACCGCGCGCGGCACGACGTGGACGCTCGACGACGGGCACCTCGACGTGCACGTCGCGCGCGCCGCGCACGAGATCGCCGAGGTGCAGGACGCGCACGTGGTGCTCGACGCGACGGGCGAGCTCGCGCCCGGCCTCGCGCTCGACGTGCGATCGCACCTCCACCTCGCGAGCGCGCGCATCGAGGACGTCCGGCTCGAGCGCGCGGTGCTCGCGCCGCGCCTCGACGTGGAGCGCGCGATCGACGGATCGATCGTCGCCCACGCCCGCACCGACGTCGGCGTGAAGCTCGGCGCGTTCGCGCTGGGCAGCGAGGGCTCCGAGCTGCGCCTCCACGACGTCGCGCTCGCGCTCTCGCCGCGCGGCGATCGTCCGATGATCGCGCGCACGAGCGCCGGCGAGGTGCAGATCACGCTGCATGCGCGCGCGCGCTCGCCGCGCGGCGACGGAGTGCTGCGCGCGTCGGACGTCGGCGCCGAGGGCGACGTCGACGTGGTGCTCGGTGATCGGCCTTCGCTCGCCGCGCCGCTCGCGATCCGCGTCGCGCGCCTCGCGCAGCCCGATGCCGAGCTCGCGATGCGCGACGTGCGGCTCGAGCTCCCGATCGATCTCGACGAGCAGCGCTCGATCCGCGCGCGGGGTCGCGGCCGCGCGCGCCACACCGCGTGGGCCGGCGTGGCGCTCGGCGCGAGCGAGGGAACGCTCGCGCTCGAAGGCGATCGGCTCGCGCTGACGCTCGATGGTCGCGCGAGCGCGCGCGCTCCGTACCACGTCGACGTCGCGCTCGGCATGGAGAGCGGCCGCGGTCACGTCGACGTCGAGGTGCCGACCGAGCCGATCGACGCGAACGACGCCCTGCATCGCGTGTTCGTGGAGCACTGCGGCGCGCGCATCGTGGGGCGCGCAGGCGTGTCGCTGCACGCGCTGCTCGGTCCCCGCGCCGGCGCGGGCGAGGGCCGCGTGACGTTCGAGGACGTCGCGCTCGAGAACGAGTCGGGCCAGCTCCAGGCGACCGGCGTGAACGGCACGCTCGAGCTCGCGCACCTCGATCCGCCGGTGAGCGCGGGCGCCGATCGCGTTCGCTGGGACGCGCTGACGCTCGGCGGCACGATCTCGCTGCGCGAGGGCAGCGCGCGCATCCACTTCGCGCGCCCGCCGCACGCCGGCCGCACCGCGTCGGGCACGGTGCGTCGCGAGATCGTGATCGCGGGCGCCGAGGCCGCGGTCGGCGGTGGTCGCGTCGAGGTCGCGCCGTTCCGCGTCGATCCCGAGGCGCCGAGCCTCGCGCTCGATCTCACGCTGCGCGGCATCGAGCTGCAGCGCCTCGCGACGGCGGTCTCGAGCGGTCGCGCGAGCGGCACCGGTCGGCTCGACGGAAGCATGTCGCTGCGCGTCGATCTCGTCTCGGCGACGCCGCGCATCGTGCTCGGTCGTGGTCGCCTCTCGGCGCGCGGTCCCGGCCGCGTGCGCATCCGTGAATTGCCGGCGTCGGCGACGCCCGCGCGCGGCCTCGATCAGCTCCGCGACGGCGAGTGGATCGAGCAGCGCGTCCTCGCCGCGCTCGCCGACTTCGAGTACTCGCGCCTGGCGTTCGAGCTCCAGGGCGAAGAGGGGACGACGCGCCTGCGCGCGCGCGTCCAGGGTCGCGGCGCGCGCACGCCGCAGGAGCTCGATCTCACTCTCCAGGTCAACGGACTGCAGCCGGTGCTCGATCGGAGCCTCGTGCTCCTCGGCAGCCGGCCCTCGCAGGAGCCTTCATGA
- a CDS encoding AraC family transcriptional regulator, translated as MLDRSRALGLDPDALRRALGVDETVLRDPDGRVPLTALYDLVERVIDDTGDPHAHLRLAQQLDVEAFDALGLLVMSSPTFGVALERTLEYQRVFAEGERYDAITTERAVHVRYVPWGPPRPAHVAMADVFARDLAVNVAMVTGAPIPGVQVRLRRSTPSDPARWEALLGVRAELDAPVDEVVLPKDALDVAIPRADAVLARFFARYLDARLAKLPAPSWTARAERAIEELLPRGEPTLAALARRMHASPRTLQRRLDDERTTFGALLDAVRRSRALALVEAGVSIAEVAWMLGYSEPSAFHRAFRRWTGETPATWRARRS; from the coding sequence ATGCTCGATCGTTCGCGCGCGCTCGGGCTCGACCCCGACGCGCTCCGGCGCGCTCTCGGCGTCGACGAGACCGTGCTGCGCGATCCCGACGGGCGCGTGCCGCTCACCGCGCTCTACGATCTCGTCGAGCGTGTGATCGACGACACCGGCGATCCGCACGCCCACCTCCGGCTCGCGCAGCAGCTCGACGTCGAGGCGTTCGACGCGCTGGGCCTGCTCGTGATGTCGAGCCCGACGTTCGGCGTCGCCCTCGAGCGCACGCTCGAGTACCAGCGCGTCTTCGCGGAGGGCGAGCGCTACGACGCGATCACCACCGAGCGCGCGGTGCACGTGCGCTACGTGCCGTGGGGCCCGCCGCGCCCGGCCCACGTCGCGATGGCCGACGTCTTCGCGCGCGATCTCGCGGTGAACGTCGCGATGGTCACCGGCGCGCCGATCCCCGGGGTGCAGGTGCGGCTGCGGCGGTCGACGCCCTCGGATCCCGCGCGCTGGGAGGCGCTGCTCGGCGTCCGTGCCGAGCTCGACGCGCCGGTCGACGAGGTCGTGCTCCCGAAGGACGCGCTCGACGTCGCGATCCCGCGCGCCGACGCGGTGCTCGCGCGCTTCTTCGCGCGCTACCTCGACGCGCGCCTCGCGAAGCTGCCCGCGCCCTCGTGGACCGCGCGCGCCGAGCGCGCGATCGAGGAGCTTCTGCCGCGCGGAGAGCCCACGCTCGCCGCGCTCGCCCGCCGGATGCACGCGAGCCCGCGCACGCTGCAGCGCCGCCTCGACGACGAGCGCACGACCTTCGGCGCGCTGCTCGACGCGGTGCGCCGCTCGCGCGCGCTCGCGCTGGTCGAGGCGGGCGTGTCGATCGCGGAGGTCGCGTGGATGCTCGGCTACTCCGAGCCGAGCGCGTTCCACCGCGCGTTCCGCCGCTGGACCGGGGAGACCCCCGCGACGTGGCGCGCTCGCCGCTCTTGA
- a CDS encoding Rieske 2Fe-2S domain-containing protein, giving the protein MDEIEGWWVIAESRDVGRAPRSVTRLGERIVLWRDERGVLHAHDARCPHRGVDLGEGRVVRGELECAYHGLRFDTSGRCVAMPCEGADARVPPRMQIAPRVVREERGLVWMWRGPTRDAPLPWPDAMPSHDRRAWTRTMTWDVPLSRVMEAMLDVHHFPFAHRRFSSGVGPRLDPWRVREEDGVVRAEGTMREERASRGWDVALEARLPGIVFLSFAPWLGGFVACTPIDAARTWIVVRFFVDVPLIGALLARFALWTELTLVQPDDERMQLRTLRARNDLSECTLVRADAAIVAWDRLAAKARQRATSARSSSSATRA; this is encoded by the coding sequence ATGGACGAGATCGAGGGCTGGTGGGTGATCGCGGAGTCGCGCGACGTGGGGCGCGCGCCGCGCTCGGTGACGCGGCTCGGTGAGCGCATCGTGCTGTGGCGCGACGAGCGGGGCGTGCTGCACGCACACGACGCACGGTGTCCGCATCGCGGCGTCGATCTCGGCGAGGGGCGCGTGGTGCGTGGCGAGCTCGAGTGCGCATACCACGGGCTGCGCTTCGACACGTCGGGCCGATGCGTCGCGATGCCGTGCGAGGGCGCGGACGCGCGGGTGCCGCCGCGCATGCAGATCGCGCCGCGCGTGGTGCGCGAGGAGCGTGGCCTGGTGTGGATGTGGCGCGGTCCGACGCGCGACGCGCCGCTCCCGTGGCCCGATGCGATGCCGTCGCACGATCGGCGCGCGTGGACGCGCACGATGACGTGGGACGTGCCGCTCTCGCGCGTGATGGAGGCGATGCTCGACGTGCATCACTTCCCGTTCGCACATCGACGCTTCTCGAGCGGCGTGGGCCCGCGGCTCGATCCGTGGCGGGTGCGCGAGGAAGACGGTGTGGTGCGCGCCGAGGGCACGATGCGCGAGGAGCGCGCGAGCCGCGGATGGGACGTCGCGCTGGAGGCGCGATTGCCCGGGATCGTGTTCCTCTCGTTCGCGCCGTGGCTCGGCGGCTTCGTCGCGTGCACGCCGATCGACGCGGCGCGCACCTGGATCGTGGTGCGCTTCTTCGTCGACGTGCCGCTGATCGGCGCGCTGCTCGCGCGCTTCGCGCTCTGGACGGAGCTCACGCTCGTGCAGCCCGACGACGAGCGAATGCAGCTGCGCACGCTGCGCGCGCGGAACGACCTCTCGGAGTGCACGCTGGTGCGCGCCGATGCGGCGATCGTCGCGTGGGATCGCCTCGCCGCGAAGGCGCGTCAGCGAGCGACGAGCGCGCGCTCGAGCAGCTCCGCGACGCGCGCGTGA
- a CDS encoding GDSL-type esterase/lipase family protein — protein sequence MRHALAILLVALCAISLVAFCAMPVRSQDAPLGVAVAIEDPQHRVLPRVRAALDRARRGEGVARLSFWGASHTASDQYTGFLRERLQRRFGDAGAGLVMPAVPFALYERRDVTIHESAGWRGVRVRGAERARDRYGRAGFAVETTSASWARVRASTVAHAELWASGAGTVELRVDDAIVANVPLAQRTTFLEADVPRGSHVVEARARGDGPVRVFGVLLETGRPGVIVESFGVPGARARDQLPWDEAELRAQIARRPPDLVALAYGTNETGDRTPMAALERDLREVIARWHRVAPESACLVIGPSDWMQTRAGALGPRARTTEVRDLYRRTALAEGCGFFDLLALQGGPGAIARWVAMGWALNDHVHMTDEGHARVAELLERALVAR from the coding sequence ATGAGGCACGCGCTCGCGATCCTGCTCGTCGCGCTCTGCGCGATCTCCCTCGTCGCCTTCTGCGCGATGCCGGTGCGCTCGCAGGACGCGCCGCTCGGGGTCGCGGTCGCCATCGAAGATCCTCAGCATCGCGTGCTCCCGCGCGTGCGTGCCGCGCTCGATCGCGCGCGACGTGGCGAAGGCGTCGCGCGCCTCTCGTTCTGGGGCGCGTCGCACACCGCGTCGGATCAGTACACCGGGTTCCTGCGCGAGCGTCTGCAGCGGCGCTTCGGCGACGCGGGCGCGGGGCTGGTGATGCCGGCGGTGCCGTTCGCGCTCTACGAGCGGCGCGACGTGACGATCCACGAGAGCGCGGGGTGGCGCGGAGTGCGGGTGCGCGGCGCCGAGCGCGCGCGCGATCGCTACGGGCGCGCGGGGTTCGCGGTCGAGACGACGAGCGCGTCGTGGGCCCGGGTGCGCGCGTCGACCGTCGCGCACGCCGAGCTCTGGGCGTCGGGCGCGGGCACGGTCGAGCTCCGCGTCGACGACGCGATCGTCGCGAACGTGCCGCTCGCGCAGCGCACGACGTTCCTCGAGGCCGACGTGCCGCGCGGATCGCACGTCGTCGAGGCGCGGGCGCGCGGTGACGGACCGGTGCGCGTCTTCGGCGTCCTGCTCGAGACCGGCCGTCCCGGCGTGATCGTCGAGTCGTTCGGCGTGCCCGGCGCGCGAGCGCGCGATCAGCTGCCGTGGGACGAGGCCGAGCTGCGCGCGCAGATCGCGCGGCGTCCTCCCGATCTCGTCGCGCTCGCGTACGGCACCAACGAGACCGGCGATCGCACGCCGATGGCCGCGCTCGAGCGCGATCTGCGCGAGGTGATCGCGCGATGGCACCGCGTCGCGCCGGAGAGCGCGTGCCTCGTCATCGGCCCCTCGGACTGGATGCAGACGCGCGCGGGCGCGCTCGGTCCGCGGGCGCGCACCACCGAGGTCCGCGATCTCTATCGCCGCACCGCGCTCGCGGAGGGCTGCGGCTTCTTCGATCTGCTCGCGCTGCAAGGCGGGCCGGGCGCGATCGCGCGCTGGGTCGCCATGGGCTGGGCGCTGAACGATCACGTACACATGACCGACGAAGGTCACGCGCGCGTCGCGGAGCTGCTCGAGCGCGCGCTCGTCGCTCGCTGA
- a CDS encoding phosphodiester glycosidase family protein has product MILIAIGIPTSSAQDEALVVERVRLPRAPEVDVGDRIATIVRFDLRRYALRFLTESHEGPRRPAPAWVRDHRLVGAINAGMFLPSGRSCGYLRARGEVRSDRRPARFDAVIGFDPRAERAPFAIGGTGCGFDLDGMTERYDSVLQGVRMMVDCEGRPQRTWRTRRYSAALLGADREGRAVMVHVRTPYRMQVLAEMLAADALGLRGLVYMEGGPEASLVIDAGRTQVREMGSWEDGFHEADDVREFWDLPNVVGVEAR; this is encoded by the coding sequence GTGATCCTGATCGCGATCGGGATTCCGACATCGAGCGCACAGGACGAGGCGCTGGTCGTGGAGCGCGTGCGGTTGCCGCGCGCGCCCGAGGTGGACGTCGGCGATCGCATCGCGACGATCGTGCGCTTCGATCTGCGGCGCTACGCGCTGCGCTTCCTCACCGAGAGCCACGAAGGACCGCGGCGCCCTGCGCCCGCGTGGGTGCGCGATCACCGCCTCGTGGGCGCGATCAACGCGGGCATGTTCCTGCCGAGCGGGCGCAGCTGCGGCTATCTGCGCGCGCGCGGCGAGGTGCGCAGCGATCGCCGTCCCGCGCGCTTCGACGCGGTGATCGGCTTCGATCCCCGCGCCGAGCGTGCGCCCTTCGCGATCGGAGGCACGGGATGCGGCTTCGATCTCGACGGAATGACGGAGCGCTACGACAGCGTGCTCCAGGGCGTGCGCATGATGGTCGACTGCGAGGGACGACCGCAGCGCACGTGGCGTACCCGCCGCTACAGCGCGGCGCTGCTGGGCGCGGACCGCGAGGGCCGCGCGGTGATGGTCCACGTGCGCACCCCGTATCGCATGCAGGTGCTCGCCGAGATGCTCGCCGCCGACGCGCTCGGGCTGCGCGGTCTCGTGTACATGGAGGGCGGCCCCGAGGCGTCGCTGGTGATCGACGCGGGACGCACCCAGGTGCGCGAGATGGGCAGCTGGGAGGACGGATTCCACGAGGCCGACGACGTCCGTGAATTCTGGGATCTGCCGAACGTCGTGGGCGTCGAGGCGCGATGA